In the Oscarella lobularis chromosome 14, ooOscLobu1.1, whole genome shotgun sequence genome, one interval contains:
- the LOC136195082 gene encoding uncharacterized protein isoform X2: MSELPIVLVTGASGFIATHVVSILLAEKKYRVRGTVRDANNEKSTKPLKDAFPELELVSADLNKDDGWKEAVAGCTYVHHLASHPFENPRDRNELIRPAVDGTKRVLEACAEAGTVKRVILTSSIAAISTGYLGNEDKPHDHVYTPDDWTNPDSQRCPAYEASKTYAEKAAWEFVEKLEGDKKFELITIHPVAVFGPLILPKVSASHGFILMLLKRQVPSVPDIGIPFVDVRDVAKAHVAAMTRGTPGQRYILYTDTKPLRDIAHILADKFNPQGYRVPVSKMWKITLWIGKLFDKKAELLYAFLGSHLKFDNSQVKELGVELIGLKKSLMETAYSLIEHEIVPKMAGFKGEDQDKDE, encoded by the exons ATGTCGGAGCTCCCTATTGTGCTCGTCACTGGCGCGTCGGGCTTCATAGCCACTCACGTTGTCTCCATTCTGCTCGCGGAAAAGAAATACCGCGTTCGCGGAACAGTTCGCGATGCAAACAACGAAAAGTCGACCAAACCGCTCAAAGACGCCTTTCCAGAGCTCGAGCTCGTCTCGGCTGATCTcaacaaagacgacggcTGGAAAGA GGCCGTCGCCGGATGCACGTACGTTCACCACCTCGCGTCGCATCCCTTCGAGAATCCAAGGGATCGCAACGAACTGATCCGacccgccgtcgacggaacgaaGCGCGTTCTCGAAGCGTGCGCCGAGGCTGGAACGGTGAAACGCGTCATTTTGACGAGCTCTATTGCCGCTATATCGA CCGGCTATCTTGGCAACGAGGACAAGCCTCACGATCACGTTTACACGCCGGATGACTGGACGAATCCTGATTCCCAGCGATGCCCCGCCTACGAAGCGAGCAAGACGTACGCCGAGAAAGCGGCTTGGGaattcgtcgagaaattggaAG GTGATAAGAAATTTGAGCTAATTACCATTCATCCGGTGGCTGTTTTTGGCCCGCTCATTCTACCGAAAGTGTCCGCGTCACATGGA tttATTCTCATGTTGCTAAAACGCCAAGTGCCATCCGTTCCCGATATCGGTATCCCCTTTGTTGATGTACGCGATGTGGCTAAGGCGCACGTTGCAGCAATGACGAGAGGAACTCCAG GTCAGCGCTATATCTTGTACACCGACACAAAACCGTTGAGGGACATAGCACACATTCTCGCAGACAAATTCAATCCCCAAG gTTACCGTGTTCCTGTGTCCAAAATGTGGAAGATAACGTTGTGGATTGGCAAGCTGTTTGACAAGAAGGCTGAGCTTTTATACGCATTTCTGGGATCCCATTTGAAATTTGATAATTCCCAG GTGAAAGAGCTTGGTGTCGAGCTCATTGGATTGAAAAAGAGCCTCATGGAGACGGCGTACAGTCTCATTGAACATGAAATTGTTCCGAAAATGGCGGGTTTCAAAGGAGAGGACCaagacaaagacgaatga
- the LOC136195082 gene encoding uncharacterized protein isoform X3 — MSQLPLVLVTGASGFIATHVVAGLLAEKKYRVRGTVRDVNNESSTKPLREAFPDLELFSADLNKDEGWKEAVAGCTYVHHVASPATIDLPPQEYIRPAVDGSKRVLEACVEAGTVKRVVFMSAAAAISSGLAGNEGKPRDYVYTPDDWTDPESPRCRPYEASKTYAEKAAWEFVEKLEGDKKFELITIHPVAVFGPLILPKVSASHGFILMLLKRQVPSVPDIGIPFVDVRDVAKAHVAAMTRGTPGQRYILYTDTKPLRDIAHILADKFNPQGYRVPVSKMWKITLWIGKLFDKKAELLYAFLGSHLKFDNSQVKELGVELIGLKKSLMETAYSLIEHEIVPKMAGFKGEDQDKDE; from the exons ATGTCGCAGCTCcctctcgttctcgtcaccgGCGCTTCGGGATTCATAGCCACTCACGTCGTCGCGGGCTTGCTCGCCGAAAAGAAATACCGCGTTCGCGGAACGGTTCGAGACGTGAAcaacgaatcgtcgacgaaaccgCTTCGGGAGGCCTTTCCCGATCTCGAGCTCTTCTCCGCCGATCTTAACAAAGATGAAGGCTGGAAAGA AGCCGTCGCCGGATGCACGTACGTTCAccacgtcgcgtcgccggcTACTATCGACCTTCCTCCTCAAGAATATATTCGgcccgccgtcgacggatcgaAGCGCGTTCTCGAAGCGTGCGTCGAGGCTGGCACGGtgaaacgcgtcgttttcatgagtgctgctgctgctataTCAA GCGGTTTGGCCGGAAATGAGGGGAAGCCACGTGATTACGTTTACACGCCGGACGACTGGACGGATCCGGAGTCTCCGCGATGCCGTCCATATGAAGCAAGCAAGACGTACGCCGAGAAGGCGGCATGGGAATTTGTTGAGAAATTGGAAGG TGATAAGAAATTTGAGCTAATTACCATTCATCCGGTGGCTGTTTTTGGCCCGCTCATTCTACCGAAAGTGTCCGCGTCACATGGA tttATTCTCATGTTGCTAAAACGCCAAGTGCCATCCGTTCCCGATATCGGTATCCCCTTTGTTGATGTACGCGATGTGGCTAAGGCGCACGTTGCAGCAATGACGAGAGGAACTCCAG GTCAGCGCTATATCTTGTACACCGACACAAAACCGTTGAGGGACATAGCACACATTCTCGCAGACAAATTCAATCCCCAAG gTTACCGTGTTCCTGTGTCCAAAATGTGGAAGATAACGTTGTGGATTGGCAAGCTGTTTGACAAGAAGGCTGAGCTTTTATACGCATTTCTGGGATCCCATTTGAAATTTGATAATTCCCAG GTGAAAGAGCTTGGTGTCGAGCTCATTGGATTGAAAAAGAGCCTCATGGAGACGGCGTACAGTCTCATTGAACATGAAATTGTTCCGAAAATGGCGGGTTTCAAAGGAGAGGACCaagacaaagacgaatga
- the LOC136195082 gene encoding uncharacterized protein isoform X1, whose translation MSELPIVLVTGASGFIATHVVSILLAEKKYRVRGTVRDANNEKSTKPLKDAFPELELVSADLNKDDGWKEAVAGCTYVHHLASHPFENPRDRNELIRPAVDGTKRVLEACAEAGTVKRVILTSSIAAISTGYLGNEDKPHDHVYTPDDWTNPDSQRCPAYEASKTYAEKAAWEFVEKLEGEKKFELVTIHPAGVFGPLILPRTSVSHIFFETLLTRKMSSVPDIMVPFVDVRDVSKAHVAAMTKGISGQRYILWSESPSLRTLAHILAEEFNPQGYRVPVANMWKMTLWIGTLFSAQAKIIYNLLGCHVTCDISKMKEDLGIEPIGLKECSFDSAYSLIEHGIIPKMAGLKSREKKEEE comes from the exons ATGTCGGAGCTCCCTATTGTGCTCGTCACTGGCGCGTCGGGCTTCATAGCCACTCACGTTGTCTCCATTCTGCTCGCGGAAAAGAAATACCGCGTTCGCGGAACAGTTCGCGATGCAAACAACGAAAAGTCGACCAAACCGCTCAAAGACGCCTTTCCAGAGCTCGAGCTCGTCTCGGCTGATCTcaacaaagacgacggcTGGAAAGA GGCCGTCGCCGGATGCACGTACGTTCACCACCTCGCGTCGCATCCCTTCGAGAATCCAAGGGATCGCAACGAACTGATCCGacccgccgtcgacggaacgaaGCGCGTTCTCGAAGCGTGCGCCGAGGCTGGAACGGTGAAACGCGTCATTTTGACGAGCTCTATTGCCGCTATATCGA CCGGCTATCTTGGCAACGAGGACAAGCCTCACGATCACGTTTACACGCCGGATGACTGGACGAATCCTGATTCCCAGCGATGCCCCGCCTACGAAGCGAGCAAGACGTACGCCGAGAAAGCGGCTTGGGaattcgtcgagaaattggaAG gcgaaaagaaatttgagCTCGTCACCATTCATCCTGCCGGCGTTTTTGGGCCTCTTATTTTGCCCCGTACTTCTGTGTCGCACATA ttctTTGAGACTTTGTTGACGCGCAAAATGTCATCTGTTCCCGATATAATGGTTCCCTTTGTTGACGTTCGAGATGTGAGTAAGGCTCACGTTGCAGCTATGACCAAGGGAATTTCAG GTCAGCGCTATATATTGTGGAGCGAGAGTCCTTCATTGAGGACATTGGCGCACATTCTTGCCGAAGAATTCAATCCCCAAG GTTACCGAGTTCCTGTGGCCAATATGTGGAAAATGACACTGTGGATAGGCACGTTGTTTAGTGCCCAGGCAAAGATTATCTACAACCTTCTGGGATGTCATGTGACATGTGACATTTCTAAG ATGAAAGAAGATTTGGGTATCGAACCGATTGGACTGAAGGAGTGCTCCTTTGATTCAGCATACAGTCTCATTGAGCACGGAATCATCCCAAAGATGGCAGGTTTAAAGagccgagagaaaaaagaagaggaataA
- the LOC136195077 gene encoding uncharacterized protein, with translation MNENTSTPPPSSAAEEALSLFAKLTSSLETIHEKNDRVLEALEAAETKAMTASSSEAPLLKNLRARLSAVHAPNANLVRDLKRAAALFENEYKDVLSSKKRHETLQRELDVDRRELGRRETAFAAERKAFMREKSNWTEKLDAAKREIVEQNDRLADLSERLAGTKTALDLRESELVSERIALEEERLAGKVEKRARDADGGPSYREIDELKRQIKEHIVRAMEAENSKLRVEMELYQACEEAKRLARTNERLKRETMQSRQLSTRTLQQFERRTTEANRKLSELGGEVVKAQEHAKRFQDLLVAEKRKQRGMRHALEKALQRNVPDSDDETALISQRAYVQTLSDTLSLSANKTSPMRVEDVMKKNEGLLVEVASLKADVKRLQIENGDLIRKLKGAHEDAHYLRSQVCTNMADRVELQKRLEKSHRRYRQLEASLTRQAGDWITQKKLAQQIEEEMKWTKINPIPVLGASERAASQKRPAQRQSRLIHVDKW, from the exons ATGAACGAAAACacttcgacgccgccgccttcttccgccgccgaagaggcTCTCTCCCTCTTCGCCAAACTCACGTCCTCACTCGAAACCATccacgagaagaacgatCGCGTTCTAGAAGCTCTAGAAGCGgccgaaacgaaagcgatgaCAGCGTCGTCCAGCGAAGCGCCCCTACTAAAGAATCTCCGCGCTCGACTATCCGCTGTCCACGCCCCAAACGCGAACCTAGTGCGCGATCTCAAACGAGCCGCCGCTCTGTTCGAAAACGAGTACAAAGACGTTCTATCGTCGAAAAAACGCCACGAAACGCTTCAGCGCgagctcgacgtcgatcggcgCGAGTTGGGACGTCGCGAAACGGcgttcgccgccgaacgCAAGGCATTTATGCGCGAGAAGTCGAACTGGACGGAGAAACTCGACGCAGCGAAGcgggaaatcgtcgaacAGAACGATCGTCTCGCCGATTTGTCCGAGCGACTCGCCGGCACGAAAACGGCGCTCGATTTGCGCGAAAGCGAGCTCGTATCGGAGCGAATTGCACTCGAAGAGGAACGACTAGCCGGTAAAGTGGAGAAACGAGCGCGAGACGCCGACGGAGGGCCTTCTTACCGCGAAATCGATGAACTAAAGCGACAG ATAAAGGAGCATATCGTACGGGCAATGGAAGCGGAGAATTCAAAATTACGCGTCGAAATGGAGCTCTATCAGGCCTGCGAAGAGGCGAAGCGATTGGCTCGAACGAACGAGCGACTGAAACGCGAAACGATGCAGTCGCGTCAACTGTCAACGCGAACGCTTCAGCAattcgaacgacgaacgacggagGCGAATCGAAAGCTGAGCGAACTCGGCGGAGAAGTCGTCAAGGCGCAGGAACACGCAAAACGATTTCAGGACCTTTTGGTCGCGGAAAAACGCAAGCAGAGAGGAATGCGA CATGCTTTGGAGAAGGCGCTTCAGCGTAACGTTCCCGAcagtgacgacgagacggcgtTGATTTCTCAGCGAGCCTACGTGCAGACGTTGAGTGACACGCTGAGTCTTTCAGCGAATAAGACGTCGCCTATGCGAGTCGAAGACGTCATGAAGAAAAATGAG gggCTGCTAGTCGAGGTAGCCAGTCTCAAGGCAGACGTAAAGAGGCTGCAAATAGAGAACGGAGATCTCATTAGAAAGTTGAAAGGAGCCCATGAAGACGCTCACTACCTTAGA tctCAGGTGTGCACCAATATGGCCGATCGAGTCGAGCTTCAAAAGCGTCTGGAAAAGTCCCATCGGCGCTATAGGCAACTAGAGGCGTCCCTCACTCGACAGGCTGGAGATTGGATCACTCAGAAGAAACTTGCTcagcaaatcgaagaagaaatgaagtGGACGAAA ATCAATCCTATTCCGGTCCTAGGAGCGTCAGAACGCGCTGCAAGTCAGAAACGGCCCGCTCAAAGACAGAGCCGACTTATTCACGTTGATAAGTGGTAG